The DNA sequence CATAAAAACAAAACTCATACCTGTCTTGCCCAAAATAGAACACTCATTACGCTGATCAAGCCGGCATTCACTGGTAGGAAATTTAACAATTTTAAAACACCCGCGATAGCATTCGAACATATAACGATACCCTGTAATCATCGATCGACCTTTTCTGCAAACGCATCATTTCCCCTTCATGCATCGAAATCCGATGCCTGGCCGTCGAGCGTCGGGTTTGCAACGGTCCCGGGCTGCCGGACGAAGGGCACGGTCGGGATTTTCAAAAGAGCCGCCCCGTATCACCCGGTGCGTTCCTTCTTCGGGACCGGGAGGATTTTCACGGGGGGTTTTTTCATAGTAGCGGGCATCATACCAGTCTGCACACCACTCCCATACATTACCGTTCATATCATGAAGTCCATAGTTATTGGGTTTTTTCTTCCCTACCGGATGAGTCGTGAATGCGGCATTGCTTTCATACCAGGCAAAGCTGTCGGCTTGTGTATGTTTTGCCCCCCAGGAGTAGATCGTCTGTAAACCGCCTCGTGCAGCATATTCCCATTCGGCTTCGGTGGGAAGTCGTTTGCCGGCTTTCTTACAATAGGCATTGGCTTCAAACCAGGTCACCCGTTCGGCAGGACATGTCGGACATGTTTTATTGAACGATGGATTACTGAAAATCTTCTTTTTAAACTGCTCCTGGGTAACTTCGGTCCTGTCCATGAAAAATCCCGATATTTTGACTTCATGATAAGGGCCTTCTTCATCATCGGCGTCGATAGTACCCATTGTAAAAACCCCGCCGGGAATCCACACCATACCGTTGGGCGGATTTTCAGGTGAAACCGTATCCTTTGACAACAAAGAGGATTCAGAAGCTACTTCGGGAACTGCAATGAGAAAGAGGACGAGAAGAGAGAGAGAAGTGAAAAGTCGTGGGCCGAACAACATTATTGTTTTCCAGTATCGCCGTCTTTTGGAAAATATCAATCGGAAATTTCTTTTTTGATGTCCCGGACAAGGGCAC is a window from the Chitinivibrionales bacterium genome containing:
- a CDS encoding SUMF1/EgtB/PvdO family nonheme iron enzyme; amino-acid sequence: MLFGPRLFTSLSLLVLFLIAVPEVASESSLLSKDTVSPENPPNGMVWIPGGVFTMGTIDADDEEGPYHEVKISGFFMDRTEVTQEQFKKKIFSNPSFNKTCPTCPAERVTWFEANAYCKKAGKRLPTEAEWEYAARGGLQTIYSWGAKHTQADSFAWYESNAAFTTHPVGKKKPNNYGLHDMNGNVWEWCADWYDARYYEKTPRENPPGPEEGTHRVIRGGSFENPDRALRPAARDRCKPDARRPGIGFRCMKGK